In Vicia villosa cultivar HV-30 ecotype Madison, WI linkage group LG7, Vvil1.0, whole genome shotgun sequence, the DNA window AACAAGGCATTGGTTTGgtcttcttatttttcttcttcaattttaCGATGTCTGACAGTGCAATTGTTTGAAGGTATTGAGTGCTGATAGCAAGAAGGTTGAACGCAAACATCCTTTCactgaaaaggagaaagaggaatTACAGGTAGAGCAACAAAATGGTTTGTTTTTGTGCTTATTGTTTATATCCTAATTTCTTCTGATTCTGGCATAATGAAATTTGATTTTGCTTTTTTTATTGCAGTCTCGTATTGTTGTGGCAGAGAATTTACCCGACGACCATTCCCATCAAAATCTTCAGAAAATATTTTCCGTAGTTGGAAGGTAAATTTCCTTCTCCCCACCCTTTGTTACTTATGTGAGCTTCACATTCCTGCAGTTTCTTACATTTTAAAAATGTTGTTTGAATTGACGGGTGATCTTTGAACAGTGTGAAAACGATTAGAATATGCCATCCCCAAGAACCGAATTCTTCTCGCCCGAAAGGTGATTTCCTCATCAGTAACAAGGTATAAAAAACAATGGCACATACCATATTATTCTGTTGTCTTGGTATTTGAGGAAGAAAAATTATACTTACAATGATTTATTACTGTTTGTTACTTTCCACTATGAAGCTACATGCACTTGTGGAGTATGAGACATCAGATTTAGCTGACAAAGCTGTGAGTAAACTCTTCAATAACTTAAGGCTTAAGATACATATGATTCAATTATTAATACAAGGATAACAGGGAAGATGTTTTATATTTCATTAGGCTGAAAAGTTAAACGATGAAAGGAATTGGAGGAAAGGGATGCGAGTGAGGTTGCTTCTTAGATGCTCGGTATGTAACATTTCTATTGATTATTTATCAATTCTATTATGTATCTACGGTATCGCTTTAATTTCATATGTTCTTATTCGTGGATTGCTTTTTGATGTAAAATTTGTAGCCAAAGTCTGTTTTGAAGAACAGAAAGTCAGAATTTGATGGCTATCTAGATGAGGATGAGAATCTAAATTCTGAAACTGCTGAAGATTCTTCTCATCCAAACAACACTGAAGTATGCGCTGAGAATAATGTAAGTGTCATTGCATATATAGGAAACACAggctatattttaattttaagcaTATGATAGAGATGATGATTATATATAAACTCTATCGTTATCAGATTCTATTTTTATCAACGTATTTTACTCAATTCAGGTTGAAGGTCCAAAATTCCCTGAGGAGATGTTAGTGACACTTCAGAGAGTAGTTAACGACTACTTCTGTCTGGTGGACTCCATCAATGCTTTCAACCCTCGGATTCAAGCTCTCTCCGATGAGCAGTTGGCTGCTAAAACTGGGGATTTTTGCCTCCGGCTTGGGCGAGGGGAGATACTTGCGGATATTCAAGCTGGTTCACTTCACTATTTTTTACTCTGTTTCTTCATTTCGTAATTTGAGTAATCTTTGAACCACGACTTTTGAATGTAATTTTCGATGAATGAATGAATCTTTCAGAGGAGTTCACAGTTGTTCAGGATGCTGCCATAAGGAAACTTGGAATGCGCCATTTTGATGTTCAGGTTTCACTCTCTTGCATCTGTTTGTCTGTTGTATTAAAGAATAAAGTATGGAGTTAAAAATGTGAAAATCGACTATTCAAAATTTGACAATCTTATAGTTTGTTTTGATATAGTTTtgcttatatttttattatagttttaattgTTAGAGTGTACTTCTTGTTATAGAAGAGCCAAATCCAATATATCAAGTGCATACTTAGTTTATAGAAGACTAGAAGTAGGTAACTGAATTGTTCTTCATGAAAATTCTTTAGGTTATAATCTAATATATGTGTGAGTTATTGTGTGTGTTTGTTTACATTGGCAGCTTCAACACTTGACCAAGAAGTATTTAGTTTTAATGCCGATGATGTATTTTTTTCACGGAATTGAAGAACTGTTGTCACAGTATAGGGAATGGGTCCCTCAATTACAGCTTTCCAGTATTTGATCATTAATGAAACTTCAtctcattttttatatattatttcatttatcttCTTGCTTACGCTATTTATCACCTCTAATTCGTGACAGGACCATGATCAT includes these proteins:
- the LOC131620432 gene encoding la-related protein 6C-like, translated to MVPNGYAKKDFMANESFQKQMNKDPEGYVPITVIASTKKIKSLVSNIPLLTQAIRQSSKLVLSADSKKVERKHPFTEKEKEELQSRIVVAENLPDDHSHQNLQKIFSVVGSVKTIRICHPQEPNSSRPKGDFLISNKLHALVEYETSDLADKAAEKLNDERNWRKGMRVRLLLRCSPKSVLKNRKSEFDGYLDEDENLNSETAEDSSHPNNTEVCAENNVEGPKFPEEMLVTLQRVVNDYFCLVDSINAFNPRIQALSDEQLAAKTGDFCLRLGRGEILADIQAEEFTVVQDAAIRKLGMRHFDVQLQHLTKKYLVLMPMMYFFHGIEELLSQYREWVPQLQLSSI